The DNA window GGCATGGGCGATCAGCTCGGTTACGGTGAGTGGTTCCTCGACGCGCTGGGCATGCTACACGATCACATCGCGCCGCTGGGTGTACAGTTCATCGGCTTCTGGCCGACTGAGGGCTTCGAGTTCACCAGCCCCAAACCGCTGAGCGCCGACGGCAAACACTTTGTCGGCCTGGCGCTCGATGAGGTCAACCAATACGATCTGAGTGAAGAGCGCCTGCAGCAATGGTGCGAACAGATCCTGTTGGAAATGGAGCCGCTGCTGTAACCGCTATCGGGCGCTTAACGCGCCCGATTTCCCCGCTTATTTCCACAGCCGGAAACGTGGCTCTTCTTCGCTGGCTGGCGTTTCCTTTGTCAGACGCGCCGGATCAGCCACCTGATACCAGTCCAGCTTGCGCGTCAGCAGCATGATGCCCGCCAGAATGGCGAACAGCAGCCCTGCCCCCAGCACCAACGCATTGTCCTCCGACTGCAATAGCAAATAGAGCACGCCGTACAACAACAATAAGCTCGCGGCGAACAGCGCACCGCGCAACTTGCCGCGCAGTACGGCGCTCAGATAGAAGGCGATCAGCCCGCTGCAGGCGATGCTGGCCGCCAGGTAAGCGAGAGCGAACCCCAGGTGTTCGGAAAAGGCCAGCAGAATCAGGTAGAACAGCACCAGCGCCGCACCGACCAACAGATATTGAATCGGGTGCACTCGCAGCCCGGTCAGGGTTTCGAACAGGAAGAACGCCATAAACGTCAGCCCGATAAACAGCAGCGCGTATTTGACTGCGCGCTCGGTCAGCTGATAGTGATCGACCGGTTCGACCAGGCTGGCGCTGAAGGCCGGCAGCTTATCCTCGTCGATAATGCCATCATCGTAATAGAACGCACTGTTGATGTTGTTGGCAAACCAGGTGCTGCGCCAGCGAGCGCTAAACCCCTGCTCCGTCACCTTGCGTTCGTCCGGCAGGAAGTTGCCGAGGAAATTCGGATGCGGCCAGTTGCTTTGCAACTGCAGTTCGCTGCTGCGCCCCAGCGGCACCAGCGACAGGCTGCTGGTGCCCGCCAGCGTCAGGGTGAAATCGGCGTTCAGTCCCTCTTTTTGTTGCAGCGCCGCCAGCGTCAGCGGTGCGTGGATCCCCTGGCGCAACGATCCCACACCGGTGCCCGGCTCAAAGGCCACCGGCTGCGGTGTTGCCAGCGGAGAAATGCTCTTGATGCCGCGAGAGTCGCTCAGCGCTACCAGTAAGAACGGCTGGCCGACGGTCACGTTGGCGCGTTGCAAATCCGTCAGCTCCGGCTGACCGAAACGCACCTTGAAGTTCAGCGGCCCTTGGTAAACCTGCGTCTGATAAATACCCAGCTTGCGCACCTCCACATTCGGCGCCCCCTGCACCTGAAGCGACTCCGGCAACAAATAGCGGTAATGCTGCACCCGCTGCACCACCGTTTGCCCTTTCTCGTCTTTCTTCTCTTCTCGTTCGACATAAGGAATGACAATCAACGGGCCGAGCACGCGCTGTGCCCCGCTGGTGCTGTCGCTCACCTGCCCGACCACGCTTTGCCGATAGCCGCTGCGTTCGTCGATCACGCTCATCAGCTGGGCGATGGGAATCAACATCACCAACATCAATCCCAGCAACGTGGTTATTTTCCAGAAAAGTACCGATTTCATCATGCTCACTCCTTGTAGGTAATGAGGTCACGATAAAACCCGCAGGTGAAATCAGAATGTGGTTATGTGAAGGGAAGGTGAAGTCACAGCGATAACATGAACGTCGCTTCCACCCCGTGCGGCTGGCGGTTGCGCAGGTGAATGCCGCCATGATGCAGACGGGCGACTTCCTGCACGAAGTTCAGGCCCAGCCCGCTGCTTTTCGGGCGTTCGGCGCGCGGCAGCGAATAAAAACGCTCGAACACCTTATCGAGCGCATAGTCAGGAATGCCGCTGCCGTCGTCGCAGACGCTAATGCAGTAATGCTGTTCCCGCCGTTCGCCCCGCACGCTGACGCAACCACCCGGCGGGGTAAAGTCGATCGCGTTGTCCAGCAGGTTGGTCAGCGCCTGGCTGATCAGCAACGCATCGCCGTTCAGCGTCACCTCCGCCAACGTATCCAGTTGCAACCTGACGCCGCGCTGCGTCGCCTGCGCCTCTTTACCCGCCACCGCCTGGTCGATCAACGCCGCGATAGCGATGGGCGCCGTCTCCATTTCAGGCCGGCTCTCCAGCCGCGCCTGCACCAGCAGTTTATCCACCAGCTGCTGGATACGCGCGCTTTGCTGCTCGATGTTGGTGAGAAAACGCCGGGCGGTTTCCGGCGGCGGCAGCTCCTGCAACAGCTCCGCCGCGCCCCTGATCGCCGCCAACGGGCTTTTCAACTCATGCGTCAGGGTATGCGCATACTGTTCGATATAAGCTTTGCCTTCCAGCTTAAGGCGCATGCTCTCCAACGCCTGCGCCAGTTGCGTCAGCTCCTTGCCGCCCACTTTGGGCAGCGGCGCGTTTTCCCCCTGCGCCACCCCGTCTGCATAGCGCACCAGCCGGCCTATCGAGCGGTTGATCCACCACACAAATACCGCCCCGATCAGCAACGCGATCCCCAGCAGCAATGCGCCGGCCCACAGAATGCGCCGTTCGCTGCGTTTGATCACCGGCGCCATGGTGCTGTTGGGTTTGCCCACGGTGAGCACACCGATAATGCGCCCTTGTTCTATCACCGGCGCGGCCACATACATCACCGAACTGTTTTCATCCTGTGGATCGCTGCGGGTGCTGCGGGCGCCGTACTGGCCGCGCAGCGTTCGATAAACGTCATTCCAGCGCGAATAATCCTGCCCCAGCGCGCGGCCGGCGGAATCGAAGATGACCCTGCCCCGCGCATCGGTAAGATAGACGTGGTATTCACTGCGATCCTTGCGGATGCCGGAGATATTGGCGCCGATCGGCCGCTGATTCAGCTGCATAAACGCCTGCGCCAGTTGGCCATGCGCCGCATCGCCGCGCTGCATGTCCTGACGGGCGATTTGCGCCAGCAGGTTGGCGGTGTCCACCAGCGTGCCTTCGGTAGCGCGCCGCACACCGGGCTTAACTTCCTGGACGAAAATGCTCAGCACGAAATACCCGGCCACCGCCACGATCAGAAAATATCCCAGCAGCAGACGCAGGCCAATTTTCATGGCTGGCGGCTCACGCTGTAGCCCAATCCCCGGTGGGTGTGGATCGGCGGTTCACCCGGCTCAACCGCACGCAGCTTGGCACGCAGCGTTTTGATGTGGGTATCGACGGTGCGATCCAGACTTTCTTCCGCCTGCGCCCAGACGCTTTCCATCAGTTGCTGCCGCGAGAACACCCGTCCGGGTGCCAACAGCAGAGTTTTCAGCAGCAGGTATTCGTAACGGGTCAGCGGCAGCGGCCGCTGGTGATAGCAGATGATGGCGGCGTCTTCGTCGAGGACGAAAGCGCCGAAATGGTAGAGCGCGCTCTGCTGCAGGCGCTGCTGCTTATGCAGGCGGCGCAAAATGGTACGCACCCGGGCGCTGACCTCGCGAGGGGAGAACGGTTTGGCGACATAGTCATCGGCACCGATCTCCAGCCCGATCAGGCGATCCACTTCATCACTGCGGGCGGTAAGAAACAGAATCGGCAGATCGGCCGCCTGAGCCAGCAGGCGGCGGCACAATTCAAAGCCGTTGATATCCGGCAAACCGACATCGAGGATAGCGAGCGCGGGCGCGCCCTGCGCCAGCGCCTGCAACGCCGGCTCTGCGCGTTCGAACCAGCGCACCTCGAAGCCTTCGCTCTCCAGCGTGTAAACCAGCGTATCGGCAATGCTGGGTTCATCTTCCACCAACCAGAGTACGGGTTTCATCAGTGCTCCTCGCCGTCACCCGCCGGAGGATACAGCAACAGCTGCCGCAGATGGCGCCACTCCTCCTTGCCCATGCAGTCGGAAGCCAGCCACAGCCGGCGGCGCTTTTTGCCCTCCATCGGCTGCAGCGTCAACAGCATGCCGTAGCCCGGCATCCAGGGTTTTTTCGCCAGCTGCCATTCGCGGCCGTGCCAGCTGAAGCGCCGGTCTGCCAGCAGCCGCAGTTCACCCTGCACCGCCGCGATGCGCTTCTGGCTGCGAATGCACTGAAACACCACCAGCGTCAGCAACACCAGCCAGAGCGGGCCAAAGCCTTCCGGCCAGGGCGAAATCAGGATCAGCAGGATCAGAACCCCGTGGGTCAACAGGGAAAACAGCTGGGTGCGCCAGGAAATACGGATATCACATCGCCACTGGGCCACGGTCTTTATTTCGCGTTTGGATCAGGGTCACCATTCTTTGCAGCTCGCTGTCCTGCGGCGCGCCATGATTCATCAGCCAGTTGAACAAATCGGGATCGTCGCACTCCAGCAGGCGGATGAACAACGCCTTGTCCGCGTCATTCAGGCTGTCGTATTCGTATTCGAAGAACGGCATGATGGAGATGTCCAGCTCGCGCATGCCACGGCGGCAAGCCCAGTGAATACGTGCTTTGTTGTTAATATCCATGTTGTTATGACTCACCTCTTTTCAGCGCGGCAGCGCCAGCGCAGGGTTCAAATGACACACTGTATGGCAACGCCGTCGCAATATAATTCCATCAGCCGGGGGATCTGTCTGCAAGGGCGCCCTGGCCGCAAGCCTATAGAGTAACAATTTGACATACACGCCGGGAAGCCGCTTGGAGGTGGAAAACGCAATAAAGCGCAAAATGCCAAAAAAAGCGCCCCCCGGCACCGCGGCGCGAATAACAGTTTGCAAAGCCCGCCGCCTCTTTTACCATGGGTTCAATACCCTTCAGGTAAGCTAAACGTTGAGCAGGAACTTACTATGGCGCATAACATTCCATTCCCACCCCGTCAGCCCTCCGCTTCCACCCATCTTCCCCTGACGCTGATCTCGCTGGAAGATTGGGCGCTGGTGACGCTGAACGGGCCGGACACGGTGAAATATCTTCAGGGCCAGGTGACGGCGGACATCGACGCGCTGGCGGCCGATCAACACGTGCTGTGCGCCCACTGCGACGCCAAGGGCAAAATGTGGAGCAACCTGCGTCTGTTCCGCCGTGGCGAAGGCTTCGCCTATCTGGAGCGCCGCAGCGTGCTGGACAGCCAGCTGGCTGAAATCAAAAAATATGCGGTGTTCTCCAAAGTCACCATCGCCGCCGACAATGACGCGGTGTTGCTGGGCGTCGCCGGTTTCCAGGCGCGCGCCGCGCTGGCGGGCCTGTTCGCCACGCTGCCGAGCGCCGAGCACCCGGTGGTGCAGGAAGGCGAGACCACGCTGCTGCACTTCAATGCGCCGGCGGAGCGTTTTCTGCTGGTGACTCGCCCCGCCGTGGCCGAACAGCTGATCGGCAAACTGCACGATCAGGCGGAGCTGAATGACAGCGGCCAGTGGCTGGCGCTGGAGATCGAGGCCGGTTATCCGGTTATCGACGCCGCCAACAGCGCGCAGCTGATCCCACAGGCCACCAACCTGCAGGCGCTGGAAGGCATCAGCTTCAGCAAGGGCTGCTATACCGGTCAGGAGATGGTGGCGCGCGCCAAGTTCCGCGGCGCCAATAAGCGTGCGCTCTACTGGCTGGAAGGTAAAGCCGCCCGCGCCCCGCAGGCGGCGGAAGATCTGGAGCTGCAGCTGGGGGAAAACTGGCGCCGCACCGGCACCGTACTGGCGTCGAGTCAGTTGGCCGACGGCACGCTGTGGGTGCAGGTGGTGATGAACAACGATCTGGATGCCGACAGCAAGCTGCGGGTACGCGAAGATGCCGCCAGCCAGCTGGCGATCAAACCGTTGCCCTACTCGCTGGCCGAAGAGAAATAATCCGCCGGCCGCAGGCGCCCTGCCTGCGGCCGTCTTAATTACTCGTCCAACTCCCCATCGCGCTGCACCAGGTAGATCAGCACCAAGATGATGGTGACGAAGAAGTGAAACGCACTCGGTACGCCGTTCCATTGCTGCGACATCCACATGCCGAACCACTCTCCCCCAATCGACATAAAGCCGACCTGCCAGGTGAGGAAGCCCAGCGTCAGCCCCATTACCGCCAGCTTTTTCCGGCCGTTGAAAGCGTTAGCGGGCAGTTTCAGGCCGCCCAGCAGGCGCAGGCCGCCGATCCAGCACAGCAGCGCGGTCAGACTCTCCAGCGTAATGATGAAAATATAGCCGGCGTGATGCAGCCACGGTGTCTGTATCGAGCGGTAGCCGATGGTGGCGTCGGGGAAAAGAGTGTCCATCATAAAGACGTGGCGCACGAAGGCGAAGTTGGAGCCGTAATCGGTGATATTGCCGAAGGCCACCAGCGAAGCGAACAAGGCGATAGCGCAGACCAGCAGCGCTTTGGATAAGCGAACGATCATCTTAGTGAGTCCTGAACAGAGGTGAGAGAAACGGTATGCGGGCTCAGAAATGAAGGAACGGGCTTGCTGGATACCCGAAAGAAGCAAGCGCCTCTTTTTTAAAACAAAAGAGGCGCCAGTGCAATACGCATTCAGACGTAGCGGCAACGCTTAGACGTACAGGTAGATCGCCATGAAATGGCAGGCGCTGCCGCCGAGCACGAAGGCGTGCCAGATGGCGTGGCCAAAGCGAATGCGCTTGGAAGCGTAGAAAATCACGCCCAGGGTATAGACCACCCCGCCGATCGCCAGCAGCGTGACGCCGCCGGCCTCCAGCCGCGTAACCAGCTGATAAATCACGATCAGCGACAGCCAGCCCATCGTCAGGTAGGTCACCAGCGACAGGGCTTCAAA is part of the Serratia surfactantfaciens genome and encodes:
- the sdhE gene encoding FAD assembly factor SdhE, producing the protein MDINNKARIHWACRRGMRELDISIMPFFEYEYDSLNDADKALFIRLLECDDPDLFNWLMNHGAPQDSELQRMVTLIQTRNKDRGPVAM
- the creB gene encoding two-component system response regulator CreB translates to MKPVLWLVEDEPSIADTLVYTLESEGFEVRWFERAEPALQALAQGAPALAILDVGLPDINGFELCRRLLAQAADLPILFLTARSDEVDRLIGLEIGADDYVAKPFSPREVSARVRTILRRLHKQQRLQQSALYHFGAFVLDEDAAIICYHQRPLPLTRYEYLLLKTLLLAPGRVFSRQQLMESVWAQAEESLDRTVDTHIKTLRAKLRAVEPGEPPIHTHRGLGYSVSRQP
- the fldB gene encoding flavodoxin FldB, translating into MKIGLFYGSSTCYTEMAAEKIREILGEDLVDLHNLKDVSPKLMEEYSILILGIPTWDFGELQEDWEAIWPQLPALDLKGKIVAMYGMGDQLGYGEWFLDALGMLHDHIAPLGVQFIGFWPTEGFEFTSPKPLSADGKHFVGLALDEVNQYDLSEERLQQWCEQILLEMEPLL
- the creD gene encoding cell envelope integrity protein CreD, giving the protein MMKSVLFWKITTLLGLMLVMLIPIAQLMSVIDERSGYRQSVVGQVSDSTSGAQRVLGPLIVIPYVEREEKKDEKGQTVVQRVQHYRYLLPESLQVQGAPNVEVRKLGIYQTQVYQGPLNFKVRFGQPELTDLQRANVTVGQPFLLVALSDSRGIKSISPLATPQPVAFEPGTGVGSLRQGIHAPLTLAALQQKEGLNADFTLTLAGTSSLSLVPLGRSSELQLQSNWPHPNFLGNFLPDERKVTEQGFSARWRSTWFANNINSAFYYDDGIIDEDKLPAFSASLVEPVDHYQLTERAVKYALLFIGLTFMAFFLFETLTGLRVHPIQYLLVGAALVLFYLILLAFSEHLGFALAYLAASIACSGLIAFYLSAVLRGKLRGALFAASLLLLYGVLYLLLQSEDNALVLGAGLLFAILAGIMLLTRKLDWYQVADPARLTKETPASEEEPRFRLWK
- the ygfZ gene encoding tRNA-modifying protein YgfZ — protein: MAHNIPFPPRQPSASTHLPLTLISLEDWALVTLNGPDTVKYLQGQVTADIDALAADQHVLCAHCDAKGKMWSNLRLFRRGEGFAYLERRSVLDSQLAEIKKYAVFSKVTIAADNDAVLLGVAGFQARAALAGLFATLPSAEHPVVQEGETTLLHFNAPAERFLLVTRPAVAEQLIGKLHDQAELNDSGQWLALEIEAGYPVIDAANSAQLIPQATNLQALEGISFSKGCYTGQEMVARAKFRGANKRALYWLEGKAARAPQAAEDLELQLGENWRRTGTVLASSQLADGTLWVQVVMNNDLDADSKLRVREDAASQLAIKPLPYSLAEEK
- a CDS encoding DUF2165 family protein, with translation MIVRLSKALLVCAIALFASLVAFGNITDYGSNFAFVRHVFMMDTLFPDATIGYRSIQTPWLHHAGYIFIITLESLTALLCWIGGLRLLGGLKLPANAFNGRKKLAVMGLTLGFLTWQVGFMSIGGEWFGMWMSQQWNGVPSAFHFFVTIILVLIYLVQRDGELDE
- a CDS encoding protein YgfX encodes the protein MAQWRCDIRISWRTQLFSLLTHGVLILLILISPWPEGFGPLWLVLLTLVVFQCIRSQKRIAAVQGELRLLADRRFSWHGREWQLAKKPWMPGYGMLLTLQPMEGKKRRRLWLASDCMGKEEWRHLRQLLLYPPAGDGEEH
- the creC gene encoding two-component system sensor histidine kinase CreC, giving the protein MKIGLRLLLGYFLIVAVAGYFVLSIFVQEVKPGVRRATEGTLVDTANLLAQIARQDMQRGDAAHGQLAQAFMQLNQRPIGANISGIRKDRSEYHVYLTDARGRVIFDSAGRALGQDYSRWNDVYRTLRGQYGARSTRSDPQDENSSVMYVAAPVIEQGRIIGVLTVGKPNSTMAPVIKRSERRILWAGALLLGIALLIGAVFVWWINRSIGRLVRYADGVAQGENAPLPKVGGKELTQLAQALESMRLKLEGKAYIEQYAHTLTHELKSPLAAIRGAAELLQELPPPETARRFLTNIEQQSARIQQLVDKLLVQARLESRPEMETAPIAIAALIDQAVAGKEAQATQRGVRLQLDTLAEVTLNGDALLISQALTNLLDNAIDFTPPGGCVSVRGERREQHYCISVCDDGSGIPDYALDKVFERFYSLPRAERPKSSGLGLNFVQEVARLHHGGIHLRNRQPHGVEATFMLSL